From Dermochelys coriacea isolate rDerCor1 chromosome 15, rDerCor1.pri.v4, whole genome shotgun sequence, a single genomic window includes:
- the ZMAT5 gene encoding zinc finger matrin-type protein 5 isoform X1 — MGKRYFCDYCDRSFQDNLHNRKKHLNGVQHLRAKKAWYDLFRDAAAVLLEEQSKKPCRKFLQTGQCDFGFNCRFSHMTEEDLEKLNAQVQEERRSKEEGAEVPAGTVEDWLEKRAKRLSFAQSNSSLTEKTLVFQYPPGWPPIQDLPPSLQAPPPGGWPVLPNLQWG, encoded by the exons ATGGGGAAGAGGTATTTCTGTGACTACTGTGACCGATCCTTTCAAGACAATCTTCACAACAGGAAGAAGCACCTGAACGGGGTACAGCACCTGAGGGCCAAGAAGGCCTGGTATGACCTGTTCCGAG atgctgctgctgtcttGCTGGAGGAGCAGAGCAAGAAGCCCTGCAGGAAGTTTCTGCAAACAG GGCAGTGCGACTTTGGGTTCAACTGCAGATTCTCTCACATGACCGAAGAGGATCTGGAGAAGCTGAACGCACAGGTACAAG AGGAAAGGAGATCAAAGGAGGAAGGAGCAGAGGTCCCAGCTGGCACAGTCGAGGATTGGCTGGAGAAGAGAGCAAAGAGGCTGAGTTTTGCTCAGAGCAACAG TTCCCTGACAGAGAAGACATTGGTTTTTCAGTACCCCCCTGGCTGGCCTCCAATACAGGaccttcccccatcccttcaGGCACCACCCCCTGGAGGATGGCCAGTCTTACCCAACCTCCAATGGGGATGA
- the LOC119843508 gene encoding cytochrome b-c1 complex subunit 9: MPLRSRLYSVFFRRTSAFALTVALGALLFERAFDQGADAFYERLNHGKLWKHIKHKYETQEK, from the exons ATGCCGCTGCGCTCCCGGCTGTACAGTGTGTTCTTCCGCCGCACCTCCGCCTTCGCCCTCACCGTCGCGCTGGGGGCCCTCCTCTTCGAGCGCGCCTTCGACCAGGGCGCCGACGCGTTCTACGAGCGCCTCAACCACGGG AAACTGTGGAAACACATCAAGCACAAGTATGAGACACAAGAAAAGTGA
- the ZMAT5 gene encoding zinc finger matrin-type protein 5 isoform X2: MGKRYFCDYCDRSFQDNLHNRKKHLNGVQHLRAKKAWYDLFRDAAAVLLEEQSKKPCRKFLQTGQCDFGFNCRFSHMTEEDLEKLNAQVQEERRSKEEGAEVPAGTVEDWLEKRAKRLSFAQSNRMCWPQTPTITNRPA, encoded by the exons ATGGGGAAGAGGTATTTCTGTGACTACTGTGACCGATCCTTTCAAGACAATCTTCACAACAGGAAGAAGCACCTGAACGGGGTACAGCACCTGAGGGCCAAGAAGGCCTGGTATGACCTGTTCCGAG atgctgctgctgtcttGCTGGAGGAGCAGAGCAAGAAGCCCTGCAGGAAGTTTCTGCAAACAG GGCAGTGCGACTTTGGGTTCAACTGCAGATTCTCTCACATGACCGAAGAGGATCTGGAGAAGCTGAACGCACAGGTACAAG AGGAAAGGAGATCAAAGGAGGAAGGAGCAGAGGTCCCAGCTGGCACAGTCGAGGATTGGCTGGAGAAGAGAGCAAAGAGGCTGAGTTTTGCTCAGAGCAACAG gatgTGCTGGCCCCAAACCCCTACCATAACAAACAGACCAGCCTGA